From Zea mays cultivar B73 chromosome 3, Zm-B73-REFERENCE-NAM-5.0, whole genome shotgun sequence:
AGTTGGAATTGCCTCAGCAAAAATGGATGGAATTGGACCAAAAAAGTTATTTAGTTTTGTTGTTGATTATACATCAGTGGAAACATCAAGATTCATGAGTCAACCAAGTATCACATTGACCAAATTGAACAAACGATAGATCAAGGTTGTGTTCATTGAGAATGTAATACGGGAGAATGAACATACATTAAACAGTAAATTTCTATTTCCTTTTATAGCAAAAAATCATGTACTAATGCAGAACAAACAAGATGTTCACACACGTTCATTTACTTCTCGTGACTAATCTCATAGGCTACACACAATTGCTCTATAGTGACAAAAATGTGATGCTCTAAGTGTCATGCTCATGTGTGGATGGTTGGAAAGATGACATTACTTGTGCATGATTGGTACGAGAGGTTGTCGAGTGTTATGCTAATGCGAGACGAGTCACACGTTAACGTGCTCCTTTTAGCTCTTACCAGCATTCATTGTCACTTTAGTCACCACGTGAGGTGCACGCCTGATGATGCATGCAAGACTTATCCTCTTCCACTCTCCGATATAGCTATGGAAAGGCGAGACCCACGATGTTCTCTAGTCGTGACATCGATCTTGTTGGTTTCCCCCTCCACTAACCTAGCCAAAGGTCGAAGTGTTCAAGTAGGTATATGTTCTATAATGGAGTCAATGGTGGCATTTTTTGGCAGGTTGTTGTCCCTCCAAACCGCTGACGCCATCCTGCGTGTCATAGCCTATGCAATGATATCCTTATGGGGTACGTTTCTTCCCACAAGTTTGGTTGCTAGTTTTATTTATTTTTCTATGTGTGTGGGTGGGTGGGTGGGTGGGGGGGTATTGCTACCTTGTCGATGTGGGTTTCTAATGTCTGTTACCCGGCCATTAGAACTTGAATGTATCAATTACTTCTTTTCTTAGCAAGAAAGGGACCTTGCCAAAGGCCATTCAACATGTGTTGTTGATGATGAttctatcaccttatatgattggAATTTGAAGGCGTCGGTCACTTCTTTCCCTAATTTGCAAGGCAATGTCCTTGCCTATTGTTCATGGATGCGGAGACACATCCTTAACATCGTATGTCCATCTCGAGTACTTTACTCTGATCAGCTTCGACAAGGCTATATCATTCATTCTAGGTTTGAAGgagggtgaaagagaagtttcaaAACCTGCAAGGACTTTGTTTCTTAGTCTCAGTGGGTCTTCCTGTATCGGGTTGTTTGCGTAAGTTAAATAGTGCATTAATATTAATATCAGTCCAACTCCAACGAAGTTTCCTTTAAGAAAACAAAATCCTACGCGGGCGCATGCAGTAATCGGATATACACGTACTTGGATAGTTGGATGGCAGTTGGCAATAAAAGGCGTGCATGACACGTTCGCTGTGTACAGGCTAAGCCATCTGTCATCGCTCTTAACCCCACGTAGCAGCAATCCAACGCGCCCACCTCCGTCCATAAATCCACAAGGCCCCCGGAGTCTCTGCCCAGCGGGCCCGGCAGTCCCACAAGATCACAGCACATACGCttcctccattccactcggccgcGACCGCGACCGCGACGGCGAGCGAGGGGCCGAGGTGGGACGCCGCGCCGCTTCTGCAGAAAGAAAAAGGCCAGGTGAGGTGCTCGACGCGGGAGCGGGACCGGAGTAGCGCCAGCGTCCCATTCCCGGCCAACCTCCCTGTTCATCTCCATGCCGACCTGACTCGGTATGATAAGATCCATGTGATCCAGAGCCTGATCCGAACACGATCCCTTTCTCCCCTTTCCCTGCGTAGTGCGGAGCTCCAGTGAAGGAACCAAACAGCGCAACACACGAACACACCAGGCGGCAGGCTCCACCCCGTCCTTTTCCTGCCTTTTCCCCCCGTCGAGTTAATCCATCCAGTCGCCAAAAGCTTTGCTAAATTTCACGTGTCTCGCCTCGAGTCGTCCCTAATCCGACGATGCCTTGTTCTACTCCTAAAAAAACCCAAATATCCTGACTTTCTCTTGCTGCTAGCCTCCCTTTTCCCTTCTCCCTTAATCGCACTGTTGGAAGCTCTTCGCTGTCACCCCCACCCACCTCCGGCGCTCTTTTTTAGCATTTTCCTTGGGCTCTGGACTCCAAAATCCCAGCCTTTTGTTTGCTTCTCTGTCTCCTGCTGATTGGTGTCCCCGGGTCCAGGACTCTTGATTTGCTCCTCGCGGGGGTTCGGTCCCATGGCGGCAGCTGCGCTGGCAATGGCAGAGCAGGTGGTGGCCGAGCTCCGAGTGAGGTGTGAGACGCCGCCGTCGATGCTGCGCGAGGTGGCCGTGGAGATGGCCCGCGAGATGGGCGCGGGGCTGGAGAAGGACGGCGGGAGCAGGGTCAAGATGCTCCTCTCCTACGTCGATAAGCTCCCCACAGGGTTCGTGCTTCTGAACCTGTCTTTCTTGCTCTGTTTGTATGATGATCAGAGGATGATTTTGCGTCCTGTTGCTTGTTTGGTAGTCCTAACAATAACAGGATGGTGTAAAGACCTCGTTCAGGAAACAGTATTTTGTAGAAAGTCGTGATGTGTTCCTTCCATGCTCGGCATCACTATTATTGAGAGGATATAGCATATCAACatgtttctgtttttttattcTTTTTGGTAATAATTTATATGACTGGATTTGAGAACGATGTATCTATGGAATGAATTTGGCCATCATATGCAATAGATTCTACGTCTGAATCTGATAGCATAAAAGGACTATCCAACTGTACAGTGATTTATGTGAGCTTCAAGCTACCTGATGCATATAGACATAATCTAAGGATAATTGTTGTAAAGAGGCAGGCAAATCCATCTGCCTTGAGCACACCGTTACAGTATTTTACTTGTACCACTGACTTCAGGAGAGAGGAAGGATTATTCTATGGATTGGACCTAGGAGGAACGAATTTCCGCGTCTTGAAAGTGCAACTAGGTGGGAATGCGAAGCATGTCGTTGACCGTGACTCCAGAGAAGTCGGCATTCCGCCACATCTGATGTCAGGGAGCTCCTCGGTAAGTATAGCCGTCAAGAATTCAGTTAATGCGGTTTGTTTTTAATCTGACAGTATGCTTTTACAACATCCTAGGAGCTTTTTGGTTTCATTGCTTCTGAATTGGCCAAGTTTGTTGACGATGATGAGAAGTGCGCTAACATTTCGAATGGCAAGAAGCGAGAAATAGGGTTCACGTTTTCGTTCCCAGTGAAGCAGCGTTCTGTAGCTTCCGGTACGCTTGTCAAGTGGACAAAGGCATTTTCCATTAATGATGCTGTAAGTCTTGATGTGCCCATATGCCAAACTTGTCTGTGTTCAACGTGAAAGGTTTTGTTAACTGAAGCTTCTCGAAGATCTTGTATTGCTACCCCATTTATGATCATAGTGATCTTTATCCTGAAGCTATTTTTAGTAACAATGTTTTATTGGATCAAGTGTACGCACTGAAATGGTTTCTTATTGAAAACGCTCCGTTAAATTGATGTTTGTATGGAATCAGGTAGGCGAAGATGTGGTGGCTGAACTGCAAACAGCCATGGAGAAGCAAGGTCTGGACATGCATGTAGCTGCATTGGTGAGTGTTGTCAACATATTTTTTTTTATACTCCATCAGTCTTGGATAAGCAACTTGTGGTTTCAGCAGACCTTGTGATGAAACAGATTAATGATGCTGTTGGGACGCTGGCGGGAGCAAGGTACTATGACAAAGATGTTGTCGCTGGTGTAATATTTGGCACTGGCACAAACGCAGCATATGTTGAGAAGGCAAATGCTATTCCAAAATGGGAGGGTGAGCTGCCCCATTCAGGAGACATGGTAAGATTCGAGCCTTGGAGACCACATTGTTTTTTACTAAATCTAGCAGTACTCAGAGAATGATTGCAGGTTGGGCTGTGCTAATTTTTATTTAGAAAAAAAACGATTTTGCTGTACTTCAGGTCATCAACATGGAATGGGGTAACTTCTTCTCATCTCATCTCCCCATCACTGAATATGATCAAGAATTAGATAAGGAGAGCTTAAATCCAGGAGAACAGGCAAGTTTGTGTATAGAAGATACATGCTGCTGTTCATACTGTTGGTTTCTCATGTTGTTGTCTCGCTATCGACTTCTTTCAGATTTACGAGAAGTTAACGTCAGGAATGTATTTAGGTGAAATTGTAAGGAGGGTGCTCCTTAAAATATCATTGCAGTCCGCCATTTTTGGTGATATTGACCACACTAAGCTTCAAACCCATTTCCTTCTGCGGTATGTGTCAGCTTGGCTTTTTTTGTAGCTGCACTCTTTATGTTAAAATCTGGAACAAGGTTGCGAAGCATTGGCTTCAAAATTTAAATTACATGCTTATGTAGGCCGTTCATCATgttttatgatttaattgaacaGATCATTGTGGAGTGTAGCAACAAAAAATGTCAAATTCAATTCAAGCTTGGCTTGTGCTAATAAATCTAGGTCTATGTGGTTCACAGGACTCCACATATTTCAGCAATGCACCATGACGAAACATCTGATCTGAAGATTGTGGCCGAAAATTTTGAAGAAAACCTAGAGGTACGTCGGCATTGTGACCATGTGCTTTGTCATGTCATACAGAGGTATACCTGAGCTGGTTTGATGATGTCTACTGCAGATTACAGGCACATCCTTGGAGGCTCGTAAGCTGGTCGTTGAAATCTGTGACATTGTGGCGACAAGAGCAGCCCGGCTGGCTGCTGCGGGGCTTGCAGGGATCCTCATGAAGATCGGGAGAGATCACAGCGTCGAGGACCAACGGTCAGTCATCGCCATCGACGGAGGACTGTTCGAGCACTACACCAAATTCCGCCGGTGCTTGGAGACCACACTGGGTGAGCTGCTAGGAGACGAGGCGTCCAAGGCGGTGGCCATCAAGCATGCCGACGACGGTTCAGGAATAGGTGCTGCCCTGATTGCAGCTTCACAGTCTCAGTACAAAAACGACTTAGTGGCCGTCAAGCATGCAGATGACGGTTCAGGAGTCAAGTATGCAGAAGACAAGCGTGCAGATGACGGATCAGAAATAGGTGCTGCCCTGATTGCTGCCTCGCAATCTCAGTAGAGAGATGTCCGAGTGGTATAGAGGTAGCAAGTAGCTATGATTTGTTTCCAACGTCTTAACTGTCCAGCGTCTGCAGTT
This genomic window contains:
- the LOC100192075 gene encoding hexokinase1 isoform X2 is translated as MAAAALAMAEQVVAELRVRCETPPSMLREVAVEMAREMGAGLEKDGGSRVKMLLSYVDKLPTGREEGLFYGLDLGGTNFRVLKVQLGGNAKHVVDRDSREVGIPPHLMSGSSSELFGFIASELAKFVDDDEKCANISNGKKREIGFTFSFPVKQRSVASGTLVKWTKAFSINDAVGEDVVAELQTAMEKQGLDMHVAALINDAVGTLAGARYYDKDVVAGVIFGTGTNAAYVEKANAIPKWEGELPHSGDMVINMEWGNFFSSHLPITEYDQELDKESLNPGEQIYEKLTSGMYLGEIVRRVLLKISLQSAIFGDIDHTKLQTHFLLRTPHISAMHHDETSDLKIVAENFEENLEITGTSLEARKLVVEICDIVATRAARLAAAGLAGILMKIGRDHSVEDQRSVIAIDGGLFEHYTKFRRCLETTLGELLGDEASKAVAIKHADDGSGIGAALIAASQSQYKNDLVAVKHADDGSGVKYAEDKRADDGSEIGAALIAASQSQ
- the LOC100192075 gene encoding hexokinase1 isoform X1, whose protein sequence is MAAAALAMAEQVVAELRVRCETPPSMLREVAVEMAREMGAGLEKDGGSRVKMLLSYVDKLPTGREEGLFYGLDLGGTNFRVLKVQLGGNAKHVVDRDSREVGIPPHLMSGSSSELFGFIASELAKFVDDDEKCANISNGKKREIGFTFSFPVKQRSVASGTLVKWTKAFSINDAVGEDVVAELQTAMEKQGLDMHVAALINDAVGTLAGARYYDKDVVAGVIFGTGTNAAYVEKANAIPKWEGELPHSGDMKKNDFAVLQVINMEWGNFFSSHLPITEYDQELDKESLNPGEQIYEKLTSGMYLGEIVRRVLLKISLQSAIFGDIDHTKLQTHFLLRTPHISAMHHDETSDLKIVAENFEENLEITGTSLEARKLVVEICDIVATRAARLAAAGLAGILMKIGRDHSVEDQRSVIAIDGGLFEHYTKFRRCLETTLGELLGDEASKAVAIKHADDGSGIGAALIAASQSQYKNDLVAVKHADDGSGVKYAEDKRADDGSEIGAALIAASQSQ